Proteins encoded in a region of the Anguilla anguilla isolate fAngAng1 chromosome 10, fAngAng1.pri, whole genome shotgun sequence genome:
- the ogfod2 gene encoding 2-oxoglutarate and iron-dependent oxygenase domain-containing protein 2 has translation MQTEQDHELVKFYTCSCFCTDNIFLEEYKLHVRFISEQQFRTDYREVLTTRGCSTDIQFQEVLKKIETEVERRRQLCVKSAERAATIKELYKPLHKELYFLQESYLAPEFLKIVNYCRSDGASEQGLLEFVWPLPAKRVYRFPVFSEKFCKELIEELEHFEQSEAPKGRPNTMNNYGILLNELGFDEGFITPLREKYLRPVAALLYPDCGGHCLDSHKAFMVKYAMQEDLDLSYHYDNAEVTLNVSLGKEFTEGNLYFGDMRQVPLSDSECAEVEHHVTEGLLHRGQQMHGALRISSGQRWNLIVWMRASRERNKLCPMCGKKPRLVESQGFADGFTDDSQTGIFQNTSSCALT, from the exons ATGCAAACTGAGCAAGACCATGAACTGGTTAAATTCTATACCTGCAGTTGTTTTTGCACGGATAATATTTTTCTAGAGGAATACAAGCTTCATGTTCGGTTTATATCTGAGCAGCAATTCCGAACAGATTATCGAGAG GTCTTAACAACTCGTGGCTGTTCAACTGACATACAATTCCAGGAAGTCCTTAAAAAG ATTGAAACAGAAGTCGAAAGGCGCCGACAGCTTTGCGTGAAATCAGCAGAGAGAGCTGCCACCATTAAAGAACTTTACAAACCACTTCATAAAGAGCTGTACTTCTTACAG GAATCCTACTTGGCGCCTGAATTTCTGAAAATCGTGAACTACTGCCGTTCAGATGGGGCCAGTGAACAGGGCTTGCTGGAATTCGTTTGGCCCTTACCAG CAAAAAGAGTGTATCGGTTCCCTGTGTTCAGTGAGAAGTTCTGTAAGGAGTTGATCGAAGAGCTGGAGCATTTCGAGCAGTCTGAGGCTCCAAAGGGCAGACCCAACACCATGAACAACTACGGG ATCCTGCTTAACGAGCTGGGGTTTGATGAGGGATTCATTACGCCTCTCCGTGAGAAGTACCTGAGGCCCGTGGCGGCGCTCTTGTACCCGGACTGCGGGGGCCACTGCCTCGACAGCCACAAGGCCTTCATGGTGAAGTACGCCATGCAGGAGGACTTGGATCTCAGCTATCACTACGACAACGCCGAGGTCACTCTCAACGTCTCCCTGGGCAAAGAGTTCACCGAGGGAAACCTGTACTTTGGAGACATGAGACAA GTTCCTCTGAGCGACTCGGAGTGCGCGGAGGTGGAACACCACGTGACGGAGGGTCTGCTGCACCGGGGGCAGCAGATGCACGGCGCGCTGCGCATCTCCTCCGGCCAGCGCTGGAACCTCATCGTGTGGATGCGCGCCTCGCGCGAGCGCAACAAGCTCTGCCCGATGTGCGGCAAGAAGCCACGGCTCGTGGAAAGCCAGGGTTTCGCGGACGGCTTCACCGATGACTCGCAGACGGGAATTTTTCAAAATACGTCGTCGTGCGCCTTGACTTAG
- the slc4a5a gene encoding electrogenic sodium bicarbonate cotransporter 4, translated as MCSKCCMTSLQALMQHLFQWVCDDILWKDAIASSTLMDHEELEDRRMGNARLRYEEEEDHQSIYIGVPMPRGYRRKRRRRRSMSRDKGDRDRDRDWDRDRDRDREQQDHPDGDEGERFHGDGGGGLDPLEQTPPPDISQTVSPAVERLRYILCDDDDVPTPTLFTEMDTLQHEGEELEWKESARWVKFEEKVEEGGERWSKPHVSTLSLHSLFELRTCLQNGTVLLDLEGYSLPQIVDDIIERQVEEGLLEPELREKLVYVLLRKHRHQTKKPIHRSLADMRKSSGSGRSRSCSPSPGAGYNPSTEDLRMKHGSYGRLRHAHSRSMNDITDTPSADQLKNKFMKKIPADAEASNVLVGEVDFLEKPFVAFVRLEQAATLGGLTEVPVPTRFLFVLLGPPGKAKSYNEIGRAIAALMVDDLFGDVAYKARDREDLIAGIDEFLNQVIVLPPGEWDPKIRIEPPKKVLSADKRKSIFSLNELGQMNGAAGRGGGVAADEEMPAAHELGEELAFTGRFCGGLVLDVKRKLPWLPSDFYDGVHIQSISAVLFIYLGCVTNAITFGGLLGDATDNYQGVMESFLGTAFTGTIFCLFGGQPLIILSSTGPILIFEKLLYDFSKSNQLDYMELRLWIGLHSCVQCFLLVATDASYIVKYITRFTEEGFSSLISFIFIFDAIKKMVGAFAYYPINTGFRPDSVTQYKCECVAPDPASGVLDNSTNLSGLNSTVLNWTQLGKQDCLRFGGALSGEACGYIPDLALLSFILFFGTYSMTVSLKKFKFSRYFPTKLRKLVSDFSIFVSIMTFVGLDMLMGLNTPKLIVPSEFKPTRPDRGWVVTPFGKNPWWMYLASFVPALLATILIFMDQQISAVIVNRKENKLKKGCGYHLDLFWVGLLIAACSFMGLPWYVAATVISIAHIDSLKMESESSAPGEQPQFLGVREQRLTGILVFVLTGVSIFLAPILQFIPMPVLYGVFLYMGVASLSGIQFWDRIKLFMMPSKHQPDYSYLRHVPLRRVHLFTLVQIVCLAVLWTLKSTVAAIIFPVMILGLMVVRKLLDLVFSQHDLAWMDDILPEKDKKKDEEKKKEKEKEKEKKPKGGEDSEDEEKLQSYSNPSLSDLESDRSITLHLKISCPPSPAMPLAPPPGRPCPLPQFKIEVDSSYEDTDTDHHRRRKMSSETTL; from the exons ATGTGCAGTAAGTGCTGCATGACCTCACTGCAAGCTCTGATGCAGCACCTGTTCCAATGGGTCTGCGATGACATCTTGTGGAAAGACGCAATCGCGTCTTCTACGTT GATGGACCACGAGGAGCTGGAAGACAGAAGAATGGGAAACGCCCGTCTGCGgtacgaggaagaggagg ACCATCAGTCCATCTACATCGGCGTGCCCATGCCGCGGGGGTACAGGCGCAAACGCCGGCGTCGACGCTCCATGTCCAGAGACAAAGGAGACCGGGATCGGGACCGGGACTGGGACCGGGATCGGGATCGGGACCGGGAACAGCAGGATCACCCGGACGGAGATGAGGGGGAGCGATTCCACGgtgacggaggaggaggactggATCCCCTCGAGCAGACCCCTCCCCCTGACATCAGCCAAACCG TGTCCCCAGCGGTCGAGCGGCTACGCTACATCCTGTGTGATGATGACGACGTGCCGACGCCCACTCTGTTCACGGAGatggacacactgcagcacgagggggaggagctggagtgGAAGGAGTCTGCTAG GTGGGTGAAGTTCgaggagaaggtggaggagggcGGGGAGAGGTGGAGCAAGCCGCACGTCTCCACCCTGTCCCTGCACAGCCTGTTCGAGCTGCGCACCTGTCTGCAGAACGGGACGGTGCTGCTGGACCTGGAGGGGTACTCCCTGCCCCAGATCGTGG ATGACATCATCGAgaggcaggtggaggagggCCTGCTGGAGCCGGAGCTGAGGGAGAAGCTGGTGTACGTTCTGCTGAGGAAACACCGGCACCAGACCAAGAAGCCCATCCACCGCTCTCTGGCCGACATGAGGAAGTCCTCTGGCTCTG gccgcAGTCGGAGCTGCAGCCCCAGCCCGGGGGCGGGGTACAATCCATCCACAGAGGACCTGCGGATGAAGCATGGCAGCTATGGCCGTCTGC GTCACGCCCACAGTCGGAGcatgaatgacatcacagacacgCCCAGTGCGGACCAG ctgaAGAACAAGTTCATGAAGAAGATTCCCGCCGACGCAGAGGCCTCCAACGTGCTGGTGGGGGAGGTGGACTTCCTGGAGAAGCCCTTCGTGGCGTTCGTGCGCCTGGAGCAGGCCGCCACGCTGGGGGGGCTCACCGAGGTCCCGGTGCCCACCAG gttcttgtttgtgctgttggGCCCCCCGGGGAAAGCCAAGTCCTACAACGAGATTGGCCGAGCCATCGCCGCCCTCATGGTGGACGAC CTCTTCGGTGATGTAGCGTACAAGGCGCGGGACCGCGAAGACTTGATCGCGGGAATCGATGAGTTCCTGAACCAGGTGATAGTGCTGCCGCCAGGAGAGTGGGACCCCAAAATCCGCATCGAGCCCCCCAAGAAAGTTCTCTCCGCAGACAAGAG GAAGTCGATCTTCTCCTTAAACGAGCTGGGCCAGATGAACGGGGCGGCGGGCAGAGGTGGGGGCGTCGCGGCGGACGAAGAGATGCCCGCGGCTCACGAGCTGGGCGAGGAGCTGGCCTTCACCGGGAG ATTCTGCGGCGGGCTGGTGCTAGACGTCAAGCGGAAGCTTCCCTGGCTCCCCAGCGACTTCTACGACGGCGTCCACATCCAGTCCATCTCCGCCGTGCTCTTCATTTACCTGGGCTGCGTCACCAACGCCATCACCTtcggggggctgctgggggacGCCACCGACAACTACCAG GGTGTGATGGAGAGCTTCCTGGGCACGGCCTTCACGGGGACGATCTTCTGCCTGTTCGGAGGCCAGCCGCTCATCATCCTCAGCTCCACAGGACCCATCCTCATCTTCGAGAAGCTCCTGTATGACTTCAGCAA GAGCAACCAGCTGGATTACATGGAGCTGCGGCTGTGGATTGGGCTGCACTCCTGCGTCCAGTGCTTCCTGCTGGTTGCCACGGACGCCAGCTACATCGTCAAGTACATCACGCGCTTCACCGAGGAGGGGTTCTCCAGCCTCAtctccttcatcttcatcttcgaCGCCATCAAGAAGATGGTGGGCGCCTTCGCGTACTACCCCATCAATACCGGGTTCAGGCCCGACTCCGTCACGCAGTACAAGTGCGAGTGTGTGGCACCCGACCCAG CTTCAGGGGTTCTGGACAACAGCACGAATCTCTCTGGG TTGAACTCCACAGTCCTGAACTGGACCCAGCTGGGTAAGCAGGACTGTCTGAGGTTCGGGGGCGCCCTCTCGGGCGAGGCCTGCGGGTACATCCCCGACCTGGCCCTCCTGTCCTTCATCCTCTTCTTCGGCACCTACTCCATGACCGTCTCGCTCAAGAAGTTCAAGTTCAGCCGTTACTTCCCAACCAAG CTCCGGAAGCTGGTCAGTGACTTCTCCATCTTCGTGTCCATCATGACGTTTGTGGGCCTCGACATGCTCATGGGGCTGAACACTCCCAAGCTCATTGTCCCGTCTGAGTTTAAG CCCACGCGTCCGGACCGGGGCTGGGTGGTGACGCCGTTTGGGAAGAACCCCTGGTGGATGTACCTGGCCAGCTTCGTCCCGGCCCTCCTCGCCACCATCCTCATCTTCATGGACCAGCAGATCAGTGCCGTCATCGTCAACCGCAAGGAAAACAAGCTCAAG aaAGGCTGTGGGTACCACCTGGACCTGTTCTGGGTGGGGCTCCTCATCGCCGCCTGCTCCTTCATGGGGTTGCCGTGGTACGTGGCTGCCACGGTGATCTCCATCGCCCACATCGACTCGCTGAAGATGGAGAGCGAGTCCAGCGCGCCCGGGGAACAGCCCCAGTTTCTGGGGGTCCG GGAGCAGAGGCTGACGGGGATCCTGGTGTTTGTGCTAACAGGTGTCTCCATCTTCCTGGCACCTATATTGCAG TTCATCCCCATGCCAGTCCTGTATGGAGTATTCCTCTATATGGGTGTGGCCTCGCTCAGTGGCATCCAG TTCTGGGACAGGATTAAGCTCTTCATGATGCCGTCCAAACACCAGCCCGACTACTCCTACCTGCGCCACGTGCCTTTGCGGCGGGTCCACCTCTTCACCCTGGTGCAGATCGTCTGCCTGGCGGTGCTCTGGACCCTCAAGTCCACCGTGGCCGCCATCATCTTCCCCGTCATG ATCCTGGGGCTGATGGTGGTGCGGAAACTGCTGGACTTGGTGTTTTCTCAGCACGACCTGGCCTGGATGGACGACATCCTTCCGGAGAAGGACAAGAAGAAAGACgaggaaaagaagaaggagaaggagaaggaaaaggagaagaaacccaagggaggagaggacagcGAGGACGAG GAGAAGCTCCAGTCCTACTCCAACCCCTCCCTCAGTGACCTGGAGTCAGACCGCAG CATCACTCTGCACCTGAAGatctcctgccctccctccccggcCATgcccctggctccgcccccaggcaGGCCGTGCCCTCTGCCCCAATTCAAGATCGAGGTGGACTCCAGCTACGAGGACACTGACACTGACCACCACCGCCGTCGAAAAATGAGCAGCGAGACCACGCTGTAG